One genomic segment of Macaca fascicularis isolate 582-1 chromosome 19, T2T-MFA8v1.1 includes these proteins:
- the ZNF566 gene encoding zinc finger protein 566 isoform X9, whose translation MEKLTRHDFQCSSFRDDWDCNIQFEKQLGSQGGHFNQLVFTHEDLPTLSQHPSFTLQQIINSKKKFCASKEYRKTFRHGSQFATHEIIHTIEKPYECKECGKSFRHPSRLAHHQKIHTGKKPFECKECGKTFICGSDLTRHHRIHTGEKPYECKECGKAFSSGSNFTRHQRIHTGEKPYECKECGKAFSSGSNFTQHQRIHTGEKPYECKECGNAFSQSSQLIKHQRIHTGEKPYECKECEKAFRSGSDLTRHQRIHTGEKPYECKICGKAYSQSSQLISHHRIHTSEKPYEYRECGKNFNYNPQLIQHQNLYW comes from the coding sequence ATGGAAAAACTCACAAGACATGATTTTCAGTGCTCTAGTTTCAGAGATGATTGGGATTGTAATATCCAGTTTGAGAAACAGCTCGGCTCTCAGGGGGGACATTTCAATCAATTGGTATTCACTCATGAAGATCTGCCCACTTTGAGTCAGCATCCATCCTTTACATTACAGCAAATCATTAATagtaaaaagaaattctgtgcaTCTAAAGAATATAGGAAAACCTTTAGACATGGCTCACAATTTGCTACACATGAGATAATTCATACCATTGAGaagccctatgaatgtaaggaatgtggaaagTCCTTTAGACATCCCTCAAGACTCGCTCATCatcagaaaattcatactggCAAGAAACCCtttgaatgtaaggaatgtggaaaaACCTTTATTTGTGGCTCAGACCTTACGCGACATCACAGAAttcacactggtgagaaaccctatgaatgtaaggaatgtgggaaggcctttagTAGTGGTTCCAACTTCACTcgacatcagagaattcacacgGGTGAGAAGCCTTATGAATGCAAAGAATGCGGGAAGGCCTTTAGTAGTGGCTCAAACTTTACtcaacatcagagaattcatactggggAAAAACcgtatgaatgtaaggaatgtggcaATGCCTTTAGTCAGAGCTCACAACTTATTAAACATCAAAGAATCCATACAGGtgagaaaccttatgaatgtaaggaatgtgaaAAGGCTTTTCGTTCTGGCTCAGACCTTACTagacatcagagaattcatactggtgagaaaccctatgaatgtaagataTGTGGGAAGGCTTATTCTCAGAGTTCACAGCTTATTAGTCATCATAGAATTCATACTagtgagaaaccctatgaataTAGGGAATGTGGAAAGAACTTTAATTATAACCCACAACTTATTCAGCATCAAAATTTGTACTGGTGA
- the ZNF566 gene encoding zinc finger protein 566 isoform X7, giving the protein MIHLPCPPKFWDCRFLESRCETKKLFLKKEIYEIESTQWEIMEKLTRHDFQCSSFRDDWDCNIQFEKQLGSQGGHFNQLVFTHEDLPTLSQHPSFTLQQIINSKKKFCASKEYRKTFRHGSQFATHEIIHTIEKPYECKECGKSFRHPSRLAHHQKIHTGKKPFECKECGKTFICGSDLTRHHRIHTGEKPYECKECGKAFSSGSNFTRHQRIHTGEKPYECKECGKAFSSGSNFTQHQRIHTGEKPYECKECGNAFSQSSQLIKHQRIHTGEKPYECKECEKAFRSGSDLTRHQRIHTGEKPYECKICGKAYSQSSQLISHHRIHTSEKPYEYRECGKNFNYNPQLIQHQNLYW; this is encoded by the coding sequence tccTGGAATCAAGATGTGAGACCAAGAAATTAtttctgaagaaagaaatttatgaaaTAGAATCAACCCAGTGGGAAATAATGGAAAAACTCACAAGACATGATTTTCAGTGCTCTAGTTTCAGAGATGATTGGGATTGTAATATCCAGTTTGAGAAACAGCTCGGCTCTCAGGGGGGACATTTCAATCAATTGGTATTCACTCATGAAGATCTGCCCACTTTGAGTCAGCATCCATCCTTTACATTACAGCAAATCATTAATagtaaaaagaaattctgtgcaTCTAAAGAATATAGGAAAACCTTTAGACATGGCTCACAATTTGCTACACATGAGATAATTCATACCATTGAGaagccctatgaatgtaaggaatgtggaaagTCCTTTAGACATCCCTCAAGACTCGCTCATCatcagaaaattcatactggCAAGAAACCCtttgaatgtaaggaatgtggaaaaACCTTTATTTGTGGCTCAGACCTTACGCGACATCACAGAAttcacactggtgagaaaccctatgaatgtaaggaatgtgggaaggcctttagTAGTGGTTCCAACTTCACTcgacatcagagaattcacacgGGTGAGAAGCCTTATGAATGCAAAGAATGCGGGAAGGCCTTTAGTAGTGGCTCAAACTTTACtcaacatcagagaattcatactggggAAAAACcgtatgaatgtaaggaatgtggcaATGCCTTTAGTCAGAGCTCACAACTTATTAAACATCAAAGAATCCATACAGGtgagaaaccttatgaatgtaaggaatgtgaaAAGGCTTTTCGTTCTGGCTCAGACCTTACTagacatcagagaattcatactggtgagaaaccctatgaatgtaagataTGTGGGAAGGCTTATTCTCAGAGTTCACAGCTTATTAGTCATCATAGAATTCATACTagtgagaaaccctatgaataTAGGGAATGTGGAAAGAACTTTAATTATAACCCACAACTTATTCAGCATCAAAATTTGTACTGGTGA